One window of Phycisphaeraceae bacterium genomic DNA carries:
- a CDS encoding DUF456 family protein: MLWFALFSLLLAGLVGFVLTLLTLPGIWLPIAVALLFQWFSPGMFPWWVIIVALLLGVLAEILELVASAAGAAKAGGTKRAAAGAIVGTIAGALIGSLILFFPVGTIIGAIAGAGIGASLMDRSRANRTWRDCANVGAGAAAARGVAIVLKGAFGAAIALLLMIGAVSQAL, translated from the coding sequence GTGCTCTGGTTCGCCCTTTTTTCACTTCTCCTTGCCGGCCTTGTCGGCTTTGTTCTCACGCTGCTCACGCTGCCGGGAATCTGGCTGCCGATCGCCGTCGCGCTGCTCTTCCAGTGGTTCAGCCCGGGCATGTTCCCGTGGTGGGTCATCATCGTCGCGCTCCTGCTCGGAGTCCTCGCCGAAATCCTCGAACTCGTCGCGTCGGCCGCCGGAGCCGCCAAGGCGGGCGGCACAAAGCGTGCCGCGGCAGGCGCGATCGTCGGGACCATCGCAGGTGCCCTCATCGGTTCATTGATCCTGTTTTTCCCCGTTGGAACCATCATCGGTGCCATCGCAGGTGCGGGCATTGGCGCGAGCCTCATGGATCGATCTCGCGCGAACCGCACCTGGCGCGATTGCGCCAACGTCGGTGCGGGCGCAGCCGCGGCGCGCGGGGTCGCCATCGTGCTGAAAGGAGCGTTTGGTGCGGCAATCGCCCTGCTCCTCATGATCGGCGCGGTATCTCAGGCCCTCTGA
- a CDS encoding TlpA family protein disulfide reductase — translation MNTEKAGTGIRAGIIGLALFASLPGFASAAAADPAASAPEDARLQEVLQRMRGVMRDVTTLRYDGSSKVQMPDGRRIAVSETKVVAERQVEASGWKVLVDGTFGFDWVDPKVARKDDPIAIRAAWDGQVASVLFEKRKILRKTAPADMEGVRLDMNQGDAAATVAWELLANPPYGNIDGAQKVEFEEPEKVDELECDVIWVVPASARGPAVPFRLAVAKKDGLPRRVEMFRPAAARAPKEKRGEPGIVLSYSNLIGTPAMSGETFDVELPKGFTLSASKNLPQQTAEPKEDPKPVETTPSADVPPQHPLLPSNPQLLSVGSNAPAFTLKDFEGKEHTLDEFKGKVIVMDFWGTWCLPCKIAMPAIQKVHEKFAGKDVVVIGMNFESNPSADPEKFKKDKGYTYMSLAHAETIAGNYRVSGWPTFYVIGKDGKVVWGSKALVPPPGGTNKQEDLVKYLEDNLTLAVEKALK, via the coding sequence ATGAATACGGAGAAAGCCGGAACAGGAATTCGCGCAGGGATCATCGGTTTGGCGTTGTTTGCCTCGCTTCCGGGCTTTGCGTCCGCGGCAGCTGCCGATCCGGCTGCTTCGGCACCGGAAGACGCCAGGCTCCAGGAAGTCCTGCAGCGAATGCGGGGAGTCATGCGCGATGTCACGACACTCCGCTACGACGGCTCGTCCAAGGTGCAGATGCCCGACGGAAGACGCATCGCTGTGAGCGAGACAAAGGTCGTTGCGGAACGTCAGGTGGAAGCGTCGGGTTGGAAAGTCCTCGTGGACGGCACATTCGGTTTCGATTGGGTCGATCCGAAGGTCGCGCGGAAAGACGATCCGATCGCGATTCGCGCCGCTTGGGACGGGCAAGTTGCCTCAGTCCTGTTCGAAAAGCGCAAGATCCTGAGGAAGACTGCGCCGGCCGACATGGAGGGCGTGCGCCTCGATATGAACCAGGGGGATGCCGCGGCCACGGTTGCGTGGGAGTTGCTCGCAAACCCGCCGTACGGGAACATTGACGGTGCACAGAAGGTGGAGTTTGAGGAACCGGAAAAGGTGGACGAACTGGAGTGCGATGTGATCTGGGTCGTGCCGGCGTCCGCGCGGGGTCCGGCTGTCCCGTTCCGCCTGGCCGTCGCCAAGAAAGACGGCCTGCCAAGGCGCGTCGAGATGTTCCGTCCTGCCGCGGCTCGTGCCCCCAAGGAAAAGCGCGGGGAACCCGGCATCGTTCTCAGCTACTCGAACCTGATTGGAACGCCGGCAATGTCCGGCGAAACTTTCGACGTCGAGTTGCCCAAGGGCTTCACGCTGTCGGCCTCGAAGAATCTGCCGCAGCAAACGGCGGAGCCGAAGGAAGATCCCAAGCCGGTGGAGACGACTCCATCGGCCGACGTGCCGCCGCAGCATCCGTTGCTTCCATCAAACCCGCAATTGCTGTCGGTTGGCTCGAATGCACCGGCCTTCACCTTGAAGGACTTCGAGGGCAAGGAGCACACGCTCGACGAGTTCAAGGGAAAAGTGATCGTGATGGATTTCTGGGGAACGTGGTGCCTTCCCTGCAAGATCGCGATGCCCGCGATTCAGAAGGTCCACGAAAAATTCGCGGGCAAGGACGTCGTCGTGATCGGGATGAACTTTGAATCGAATCCCAGCGCCGACCCCGAGAAGTTCAAGAAAGACAAGGGCTACACCTACATGTCGCTCGCGCATGCCGAGACGATCGCCGGAAACTACAGGGTTTCGGGCTGGCCGACGTTCTATGTCATCGGTAAGGACGGAAAGGTCGTGTGGGGTTCGAAGGCGCTCGTGCCTCCGCCGGGCGGGACGAACAAGCAAGAGGATCTCGTCAAGTATCTCGAGGACAATCTGACACTTGCCGTCGAGAAGGCGTTGAAGTAA
- a CDS encoding alcohol dehydrogenase catalytic domain-containing protein yields the protein MRRLLAHTSGWSLVESPDPIVRSREALVKITRALIDPRTLATRRESSRAFAPGCEFVGIVLSSPDSPSLEGKRVVAPSVFPCSACDLCRAGLSIHCRSRSELGSERDGAFAEKVSLPVASLVEIPKGLDEDRACFATVLGRAIHAADLVRLESKPFVTILGDDPIALLSAQVMTQRNASVRVLGREPSRFELCEKWGVKHRHIDQVGRRADQDVVFLCSNEPGDLEIAMKLARPRATVLLLEPPGAASAGSAAPSHASLNLLHTNEIALVGSRGERLTEALRLLAGDSVDVRSLLTAKFRVTQFLEAFSRASRPDCLRVVLEAA from the coding sequence GTGCGAAGACTGCTTGCTCACACATCCGGCTGGTCGCTCGTGGAATCGCCCGATCCGATCGTGCGCTCGCGGGAAGCCCTGGTCAAAATCACGCGTGCGCTCATCGATCCTCGCACGCTGGCCACGAGACGAGAATCGAGTCGCGCTTTTGCTCCGGGATGCGAATTCGTCGGAATCGTGCTTTCGTCGCCGGATTCTCCGTCGCTCGAGGGCAAGCGCGTGGTCGCACCCTCGGTGTTCCCGTGCTCCGCCTGCGATTTGTGCCGCGCCGGACTCTCGATTCATTGCCGCTCGCGCTCCGAATTGGGGAGCGAGCGCGACGGCGCCTTCGCCGAGAAGGTCTCGCTTCCCGTTGCTTCACTCGTCGAGATTCCAAAGGGTCTCGATGAGGATCGCGCGTGCTTCGCAACCGTGCTCGGGCGCGCGATCCACGCGGCGGATCTCGTCCGGCTCGAATCCAAGCCGTTCGTGACGATTCTCGGCGACGATCCGATCGCGCTGCTCTCAGCCCAGGTGATGACACAGCGCAACGCGTCCGTGCGCGTGCTCGGACGCGAACCCTCGCGCTTCGAGCTCTGTGAAAAATGGGGCGTCAAGCACCGCCACATCGATCAGGTCGGACGGCGCGCGGACCAGGACGTTGTATTCCTCTGTTCGAACGAGCCCGGCGATCTCGAGATCGCGATGAAACTCGCCCGTCCGCGGGCGACGGTGCTGCTGCTCGAACCACCCGGAGCGGCCTCCGCCGGATCGGCGGCTCCGAGTCATGCTTCGCTGAACCTCCTGCACACCAACGAGATCGCACTCGTCGGCTCGCGCGGCGAGCGTCTGACCGAGGCGCTGCGGCTCCTTGCCGGCGACAGCGTGGACGTGCGCAGCCTGCTCACCGCGAAGTTTCGCGTGACTCAGTTTCTGGAAGCGTTTAGCCGCGCATCCCGCCCCGACTGCCTGCGCGTGGTGCTCGAAGCCGCATAG
- a CDS encoding PhoH family protein gives MSKALSGAKELAVESDAATARATEADKGADRGIRKGVPSKPAEKPVERQTEKAVATASDSGNEPGRRVKRSPSDSSAVGVKHFVLDTNILLHNPSALFVFQENHVIIPFAVISELDKMKRKEDDLGRNARECIRYLDRLRGAGRLIDGVNWGDLAPQARAGASVGANGETGTIRIDVTDHPRPEAIKEDSPDNRIIAAALALHKQGQRTIFVSKDLAARIKADSLGIKTEDFENQKVDADRLYTGFVTADVDGSLIDELYKDRLLEMQRLAPHLVATDDLGHEYQRELIANQFVVLKDESDENHTGLCRRLGETDHVIPVTGPRKPVFGIMARNVQQTMALDLLLDEEVRLVTLLGSAGTGKTLLALAAGMSKVFSEERYEKLLVARPIMPMGRDIGYLPGDKDEKLGAWMQPIFDNLSYLLSTRGATMHQAAESHSSEQRIQKLMADGKLVLEPLTYIRGRSIPHQFMIVDEAQNLTPHEVKTIVSRVGEGTKLILTGDIGQIDNPYLDQSSNGLSYTAEKMKGLGLFGHVVLNKSERSELASLAAARL, from the coding sequence ATGTCCAAAGCGCTGAGCGGGGCCAAGGAACTGGCCGTGGAGTCCGATGCAGCAACCGCCCGAGCCACGGAGGCTGATAAGGGCGCCGACCGAGGAATACGAAAAGGCGTGCCGAGCAAGCCAGCCGAAAAGCCTGTCGAACGACAAACGGAAAAAGCCGTCGCGACCGCTTCTGATAGCGGCAACGAACCGGGACGTCGCGTGAAGCGCAGCCCGTCGGATTCTTCCGCCGTCGGCGTCAAGCACTTCGTGCTCGACACCAACATCCTGCTCCACAACCCAAGCGCTCTCTTTGTCTTCCAGGAAAACCACGTCATCATCCCGTTCGCCGTCATCAGCGAACTCGACAAGATGAAGCGCAAGGAAGACGACCTCGGGCGAAACGCGCGCGAGTGCATCCGCTATCTCGATCGTCTCCGCGGCGCCGGCCGCCTCATCGACGGCGTCAACTGGGGCGATCTCGCGCCGCAGGCGCGCGCCGGCGCTTCCGTCGGCGCCAATGGCGAAACGGGCACGATCCGCATCGACGTCACCGATCACCCGCGCCCCGAAGCGATCAAGGAAGATTCGCCCGACAACCGCATCATCGCCGCCGCGCTCGCGCTCCACAAGCAGGGCCAGCGCACGATCTTCGTCTCGAAAGACCTCGCCGCCCGCATCAAGGCCGACAGCCTCGGCATCAAGACCGAAGACTTCGAAAATCAGAAGGTCGATGCCGATCGCCTCTACACCGGCTTTGTCACAGCCGACGTGGACGGTTCGCTGATCGATGAACTCTACAAAGACCGCCTGCTCGAGATGCAGCGCCTCGCCCCTCACCTCGTCGCCACCGACGATCTCGGCCACGAATACCAGCGCGAGCTGATCGCAAATCAATTCGTCGTGCTCAAAGACGAGTCGGACGAGAATCACACCGGCCTTTGCCGCCGCCTCGGCGAGACCGATCACGTCATCCCCGTCACCGGCCCGCGCAAGCCCGTCTTCGGCATCATGGCCCGCAACGTCCAGCAGACGATGGCGCTCGATCTCCTCCTCGATGAAGAAGTCCGCCTCGTCACGCTCCTCGGCAGCGCCGGAACCGGCAAAACCCTCCTCGCGCTCGCCGCGGGCATGTCCAAGGTCTTCAGCGAAGAGCGCTACGAAAAGCTTCTCGTCGCCCGCCCGATCATGCCCATGGGCCGCGACATCGGCTATCTCCCCGGCGACAAGGACGAAAAACTCGGCGCTTGGATGCAGCCGATCTTCGACAACCTTTCCTACTTGCTTTCAACGCGCGGCGCGACGATGCACCAGGCCGCCGAAAGCCACTCGAGCGAACAGCGCATCCAGAAACTCATGGCCGACGGCAAGCTCGTCCTCGAACCGCTCACCTACATCCGAGGCCGCTCCATCCCTCACCAGTTCATGATCGTGGACGAAGCCCAGAACCTCACGCCCCACGAAGTCAAAACCATCGTCAGCCGCGTCGGCGAAGGTACGAAGCTCATCCTCACCGGCGACATCGGCCAGATCGACAACCCCTACCTCGATCAATCCTCCAACGGCCTCTCCTACACCGCCGAAAAAATGAAAGGCCTCGGTCTCTTCGGCCACGTCGTGCTCAACAAGAGCGAGCGCAGCGAACTCGCCAGCCTCGCTGCGGCAAGACTGTGA
- a CDS encoding HEAT repeat domain-containing protein translates to MSASPEPECLYPLRLGARICIATLACACWLSGCDVFDDARPGATSIFDVFAQPTPSEAVQLAIDPYNADNRYRGTMLLSNAYFAGQPVYLQLFEDRAQDSDATVRIAGTRALANHGSSSNVPILVKNLNDKDPLVRLEAARGLQRLHSGEAIKPLMDASRDPDSVRGDEGSEENPDIRTAAATALGQYPSTDVIQHLITILTDSQLSVNEAALSSLRTMTGQDFGFDRREWIRWYDQTKSPFAAGTPFIYPVFHRKKTWIEYLPFVSPPPNEIAATPAGMPPIAGGTLVPLSEIAPGGKKSPDSASPSPAAPSENSKN, encoded by the coding sequence ATGTCCGCGTCGCCCGAACCCGAATGCCTCTACCCGCTTCGTCTCGGAGCACGCATCTGCATCGCAACTCTAGCGTGTGCGTGCTGGCTTTCGGGCTGCGATGTCTTCGACGATGCCCGTCCCGGCGCAACGAGCATCTTTGACGTGTTCGCTCAGCCCACCCCGAGCGAGGCCGTTCAACTCGCGATCGATCCGTACAACGCGGACAACCGCTACCGCGGCACCATGCTCCTCAGCAACGCGTATTTCGCCGGACAGCCGGTTTATCTTCAATTGTTCGAGGATCGCGCACAGGATTCGGACGCAACCGTGCGGATCGCGGGAACTCGCGCACTCGCCAACCACGGCAGCAGCAGCAACGTTCCCATCCTCGTCAAGAATCTGAACGACAAGGATCCGCTGGTTCGACTGGAAGCCGCTCGCGGATTGCAGCGCCTGCACAGCGGCGAGGCCATCAAGCCTCTCATGGACGCGAGCCGCGACCCCGATTCGGTCCGGGGCGATGAGGGGAGCGAAGAAAATCCCGATATCCGCACCGCCGCGGCAACGGCGCTCGGTCAATACCCGAGCACCGATGTCATCCAGCATCTCATTACGATCCTGACGGATTCGCAGCTTTCGGTGAACGAAGCGGCGCTCTCGTCGCTCCGGACGATGACGGGGCAGGATTTCGGATTCGACCGCCGCGAATGGATCCGCTGGTACGACCAAACGAAATCCCCCTTCGCGGCAGGCACGCCATTTATCTACCCGGTCTTCCACCGAAAGAAGACGTGGATCGAATACCTGCCGTTCGTTTCGCCTCCGCCCAACGAGATCGCCGCGACTCCCGCCGGAATGCCGCCGATCGCCGGGGGCACGCTGGTGCCGCTCTCCGAGATCGCACCGGGAGGCAAAAAGTCGCCGGATTCCGCATCGCCCTCCCCGGCAGCTCCGTCCGAGAACTCAAAGAACTGA
- a CDS encoding SDR family NAD(P)-dependent oxidoreductase, which produces MKLPADKVHRLRPFYNGRTVCVTGGAGFIGGHLVDALLSLGASIRVLDDLSNSTLEHLADLIELEPERVRFLRGSILDDDALSEALEGAATVFHLAAVCSVQRSVDDPQRSFSVNATGTLRVLQATKKTNSLSGSGVERVVFASSSSPYGDDPSLPRVESQLPRPLSPYAASKLAAEHLLSVHARCYGMSTISLRLFNVFGPRQPSDSPYSGVIAAFARRLMAGQPPVIYGDGLQTRDFTFVSDVVLALLLAGSTKVPPRGDVVNIGTGRSIALLELARQMAVVAGVPNIHPVLQPERPADVKHSLANIDLARQLLGYEPMNTLEAGLVELIEWCRQSVPAG; this is translated from the coding sequence ATGAAACTCCCGGCGGACAAGGTGCACCGACTTCGCCCGTTCTACAACGGACGAACCGTTTGCGTGACCGGAGGAGCCGGATTCATCGGCGGGCATCTGGTCGACGCGCTCCTCTCGCTGGGCGCCTCGATCCGCGTGCTGGACGATCTGTCAAATTCCACGCTCGAGCATCTCGCGGACCTGATCGAACTCGAGCCGGAACGTGTCCGCTTTCTCCGGGGCAGCATTCTCGACGACGATGCACTTTCGGAGGCGCTCGAAGGCGCCGCCACCGTGTTCCACCTCGCCGCCGTGTGCAGCGTGCAGCGCTCGGTCGATGATCCGCAGCGTTCTTTCAGCGTCAACGCAACAGGCACGCTCCGCGTGCTGCAAGCGACGAAGAAGACAAACTCACTTTCGGGTTCCGGAGTCGAACGCGTTGTGTTCGCTTCGAGCAGCTCGCCCTACGGCGATGACCCCTCGCTGCCCCGCGTCGAATCCCAGTTGCCCCGCCCGCTGAGCCCCTACGCCGCCAGCAAGCTCGCCGCGGAGCACCTGCTCAGCGTGCACGCCCGTTGCTACGGGATGAGCACCATTTCTCTTCGGTTGTTCAATGTCTTTGGGCCCCGCCAGCCGTCGGATTCTCCATACTCGGGTGTCATCGCGGCATTCGCCCGCCGGCTCATGGCCGGGCAGCCGCCGGTGATCTACGGCGATGGTCTGCAAACCCGTGATTTCACGTTTGTCTCCGACGTGGTTCTCGCTCTTTTGCTTGCGGGCTCAACCAAGGTGCCGCCGCGCGGCGACGTCGTCAACATCGGAACAGGCCGCAGCATCGCCCTGCTCGAACTGGCCCGACAGATGGCGGTCGTTGCGGGCGTCCCCAACATCCACCCAGTGCTTCAGCCCGAGCGTCCAGCGGACGTCAAGCACTCTCTGGCCAATATTGATCTCGCGCGCCAACTCCTCGGGTACGAACCGATGAACACGCTCGAGGCGGGTTTGGTCGAACTGATCGAATGGTGCCGGCAATCCGTGCCAGCCGGATGA
- a CDS encoding uracil-DNA glycosylase: MGESASDRRFVAVSADTARLMGVDFLPVARRAAVDGVRDTVFVGADSKGAHVEAKPLQRGSDAEGANRDISVRLLDELRARYEADAPHQHFVTDHHSIVFGEGDPCARLMFIGEAPGAEEDKTGRPFVGKAGQLLEKMILAMGLRREDVYICNVLKTRPPGNATPTGREAELCKPYLIDQIRIVNPQAIVTLGLPASKTVLATEASMGSLRGKFARVVFHAHQGILESVNGLRPEGMEIPVMPTYHPAYLLRDYTPENRKKVWDDLLQVVKLLGLTPRSVVTG; the protein is encoded by the coding sequence ATGGGCGAGAGCGCATCAGATCGTCGTTTTGTCGCGGTGAGCGCCGATACGGCGCGCCTGATGGGAGTTGATTTTCTGCCGGTCGCTCGCCGCGCGGCCGTTGATGGGGTTCGGGACACCGTCTTTGTCGGCGCGGATTCGAAGGGTGCTCACGTCGAGGCCAAGCCGCTGCAACGCGGCTCGGACGCCGAAGGCGCGAACCGCGACATTTCCGTGCGTTTGCTCGACGAGCTGCGCGCCCGATACGAGGCCGACGCTCCGCATCAGCACTTTGTGACGGATCACCATTCGATTGTGTTCGGCGAAGGCGATCCGTGTGCGCGGCTGATGTTCATCGGCGAAGCGCCGGGAGCGGAAGAAGACAAGACGGGCAGACCGTTCGTCGGCAAGGCGGGGCAACTGCTCGAAAAGATGATTCTTGCGATGGGTCTCCGGCGCGAAGATGTCTACATCTGCAACGTGCTCAAGACTCGTCCGCCCGGCAACGCGACGCCGACGGGCCGCGAGGCAGAATTGTGCAAGCCCTATCTGATCGATCAGATACGCATCGTCAATCCGCAGGCGATCGTCACGCTGGGCCTTCCCGCGTCGAAAACGGTGCTCGCGACCGAGGCCTCGATGGGGAGCCTGCGTGGAAAGTTTGCGCGGGTGGTGTTCCACGCGCATCAGGGAATTCTGGAGTCCGTGAACGGGCTGCGGCCGGAAGGGATGGAGATCCCCGTTATGCCGACGTATCACCCGGCCTATCTCCTTCGGGATTACACCCCCGAGAACAGGAAAAAAGTATGGGACGACTTGCTGCAAGTTGTGAAATTGCTAGGGCTTACGCCCCGTTCCGTTGTCACAGGGTGA